A window of the Arachis duranensis cultivar V14167 chromosome 5, aradu.V14167.gnm2.J7QH, whole genome shotgun sequence genome harbors these coding sequences:
- the LOC107488687 gene encoding wax ester synthase/diacylglycerol acyltransferase 5: protein MGRESSNEWEDEPLTPAGRLFAQPEMRQIIHCVVGTKNPFDIDSVKSELRKSAMLQHPRFTSLLVRDHRGREHWRPTQVDIERHVLIIDRPLSDADHDSAVNSYLADLSTEGLSMEKPLWELHILMAHNCAIFRIHHSLGDGISLMSMLLACCRKLHDPHSVPTIASSSSSSSSSSSSSRSRNTTWPNILWNLAVTFWFCLVFALEFILRCLCVRDRKTPLSGGAGVELWPRKIATASFSLQDMKTVKTAVPTATINDVLFAVISSGISRYLDFRAPNGVQEGIQLTGLAMVNLRKQPGLQELSNLMKSNSGARWGNKFGMLLLPVYYHRSNNSDPLAYLKRAKAMIDRKKQSLEAHFSYKVGDLVMSTLGPKFASWLNYRILCNTTFTISNVVGPQEDIMMVENPVTYLRANNSALPHALILNMVSYAGRADMQVQVAKDIIPDPEFLAKCFEDALLEMKEQVTAKI, encoded by the exons ATGGGAAGAGAGAGTAGTAATGaatgggaggatgaacctctaACACCGGCGGGGAGGCTGTTCGCGCAACCGGAGATGAGGCAAATAATCCACTGCGTAGTTGGAACCAAGAACCCTTTCGACATCGACTCCGTCAAATCTGAGCTCCGGAAGTCCGCCATGCTCCAACACCCGCGGTTCACCAGTCTCTTAGTCCGCGACCACCGCGGCAGGGAGCACTGGCGCCCCACCCAAGTTGACATCGAGCGCCACGTCCTCATCATCGACCGCCCTCTCTCCGACGCCGACCACGACTCAGCCGTCAACTCCTATCTTGCCGATTTGTCAACGGAGGGACTCAGCATGGAGAAACCCTTGTGGGAACTCCACATCCTGATGGCTCACAATTGCGCCATCTTCCGAATCCACCACTCCCTTGGCGACGGCATCTCCTTGATGTCTATGCTCCTCGCCTGCTGTAGGAAGCTCCACGATCCACACTCTGTCCCCACCAtagcctcttcttcttcttcttcttcttcttcttcttcctcctctcgcTCTCGCAACACCACCTGGCCGAATATTCTTTGGAATCTTGCGGTTACCTTCTGGTTTTGCTTGGTCTTTGCCCTAGAGTTCATCCTGCGGTGTCTGTGTGTTCGTGACCGCAAAACTCCGCTCAGCGGCGGCGCCGGCGTTGAGTTGTGGCCCAGGAAGATTGCTACTGCCTCCTTTTCCCTCCAAGACATGAAGACCGTCAAGACGGCTGTTCCCACTGcg ACCATAAATGATGTTCTATTTGCTGTTATATCATCTGGGATATCAAGATATTTGGATTTCCGAGCACCCAATG GGGTGCAAGAGGGGATTCAGCTAACAGGTTTAGCTATGGTTAATCTGAGAAAACAGCCAGGACTGCAG GAACTATCCAATCTGATGAAAAGCAATTCAGGAGCAAGGTGGGGTAACAAATTCGGTATGCTTCTCCTGCCTGTATATTATCACAGAAGCAACAATTCAGATCCTCTAGCATATCTCAAGAGAGCTAAAGCAATGATCGACCGAAAGAAACAGTCTTTGGAGGCCCATTTCTCATACAAAGTTGGAGATTTAGTAATGTCAACTCTTGGTCCAAAG TTTGCTAGCTGGCTAAATTACCGGATTCTCTGTAACACTACCTTCACAATCTCAAACGTGGTCGGACCGCAAGAAGATATCATGATGGTAGAAAATCCAGTAACATACTTGCGGGCAAATAATTCTGCCTTGCCTCAT GCACTCATTTTGAATATGGTGAGCTATGCCGGACGGGCAGACATGCAAGTTCAGGTAGCCAAAGACATTATTCCCGACCCAGAGTTTCTTGCCAAGTGCTTTGAAGATGCTTTACTCGAAATGAAGGAGCAGGTTACGGCCAAAATCTAA
- the LOC107488688 gene encoding cyclase-like protein 2, whose protein sequence is MNTCSRAALAKFAIVTIIAILCGLGLGMGAAETQKATIFDISHRYVAEMPSWESSEGVGQFVWLQQSMKNGSLSNGSLMKLPTHTGTHVDAPGHVFDHYFHAGFDVDTLDLHLLNGPALLLDVPRDQNITAQVMKSLNIPRGVRRVLFRTLNTDRRLMFQKEFDTSYVGFMVDGATWLVENTDIKLVGIDYLSVAAFDHLIPSHLVFLEGREIILVEGLKLDDVPAGIYSLHCLPLRLAGAEGSPIRCILIK, encoded by the exons ATGAATACCTGCTCAAGAGCTGCTTTGGCGAAGTTTGCAATTGTAACTATAATTGCAATTTTATGCGGCCTTGGGTTGGGGATGGGTGCGGCGGAGACACAGAAGGCAACGATATTTGACATCAGCCACAGATACGTGGCGGAGATGCCATCGTGGGAGTCATCGGAGGGAGTGGGGCAGTTTGTGTGGCTTCAGCAGAGCATGAAGAACGGGTCCCTCTCCAACGGCTCCCTTATGAAGCTCCCCACTCACACTGGCACCCACGTCGACGCTCCAGGTCACGTCTTCGATCACTACTTCCATGCTGGCTTTGACGTCGACACTCTCGATCTACACCTTCTCAATGGCCCTGCTCTCTTGCTTGATGTTCCCAGGGATCAAAACATCACCG CTCAAGTTATGAAGTCATTAAATATACCACGCGGTGTACGTCGTGTGCTCTTCCGTACATTAAATACCGACAG GAGGCTTATGTTTCAGAAGGAGTTCGACACAAGCTATGTCGGATTCATGGTGGATGGAGCAACTTGGCTTGTGGAGAACACGGACATCAAACTTGTTG GAATTGACTATCTATCTGTTGCTGCATTTGATCACTTGATCCCATCTCACCTGGTTTTTCTAGAAGGCAGG GAAATCATTCTGGTGGAAGGCCTGAAACTTGATGATGTCCCTGCTGGAATATATTCACTGCATTGCTTACCGCTTAGGTTGGCTGGTGCTGAGGGATCACCAATACGGTGCATTCTGATCAAATAA